The Caulifigura coniformis genome includes a region encoding these proteins:
- a CDS encoding fused MFS/spermidine synthase has product MAGIFGLSGSAALIYQVAWQRILALHSGVGIYSVAMIVAAFMAGLGIGSYWGGLKASRFGASRSLLWFAGIELAVGAFATISTPFYYDLLGSHAGALYSSLGRAGVVHFVALLLPTCLMGMSLPFLVQAAVHDVRFACQTIGVLYGINILGAALGALLAPWVLIRSFGIDGAIWFGAATNIAAGLLSLLLWATRGAQPDQPAPETPPQPAKRQPGHPASRPFASWLLLYTLSGFFALALEILWFRIIDVGVRSTAFTFGSVLAIYLLGLGLGCVFGGRFAVRVRSPLRAFLACQTLLLIYSGAVILLIVHLPTSTPGYATLVDYWKGADIFALGSDWNWSQFILLYLAFPVALYGPPTVLMGLSFAVLQKAVHDDRQTTGRKVGFLQTGNILGNVAGSLAIGLVLMGSLGTPDSLRLLLGAGLIFPFLSLLWAGRDGVTLLSGAMLAGLVFIWPSSNQFWSRLHGSDPEQAAFAEDASGLMAITPALDEGGALRVSMNGKWQSWLPFGGIHSELGAVASILHPEPKDICIIGLGSGDTAWAAACRPQTERVVVYEICAAEQKLLAQIAPVVPDLASFLKDRRIHILAEDGRQSLAQNPALYDVIEADALRPTSAYAGNIYSIEFFKLCASRLKPGGLMCQWGSTPRVYRTFREAFPHVVELPGRKILIGSNDPIPLDRDRWAASLNPQVRAYLGPAIVPGMEDCLSMTRPMAPDTAADRNILTDLFPRDEFVTPGP; this is encoded by the coding sequence ATGGCCGGTATCTTCGGCCTGAGCGGAAGCGCGGCCCTGATCTATCAGGTGGCCTGGCAACGCATCCTCGCGCTGCACAGCGGCGTCGGAATCTATTCCGTTGCGATGATCGTCGCGGCCTTCATGGCCGGACTCGGAATCGGCAGTTACTGGGGCGGACTCAAGGCGTCCCGATTCGGTGCATCACGCTCCTTGCTGTGGTTCGCCGGGATCGAACTCGCCGTCGGAGCCTTCGCGACCATCAGCACGCCGTTCTACTACGACCTCCTCGGCTCCCATGCCGGCGCGCTCTATTCCTCGCTGGGCCGCGCCGGCGTCGTCCACTTCGTCGCCCTCCTCCTGCCCACCTGTCTGATGGGCATGTCGCTCCCCTTCCTGGTCCAGGCCGCCGTCCACGACGTCCGTTTCGCCTGTCAGACGATCGGAGTCCTCTACGGCATCAACATCCTCGGCGCGGCCCTCGGAGCCCTGCTCGCCCCCTGGGTCCTCATCCGCTCGTTTGGAATCGACGGCGCCATCTGGTTCGGAGCCGCCACCAATATCGCTGCCGGACTCCTCTCGCTCCTCCTGTGGGCCACGCGCGGCGCCCAGCCCGACCAACCGGCCCCCGAAACACCGCCCCAGCCGGCCAAACGTCAGCCAGGCCACCCCGCCTCACGCCCCTTCGCCTCCTGGCTCCTCCTCTACACCCTCAGCGGCTTCTTCGCGCTCGCCCTCGAGATCCTCTGGTTTCGCATCATCGATGTCGGCGTCAGGTCCACCGCATTCACCTTCGGATCGGTCCTCGCCATCTACCTCCTCGGGCTCGGCCTGGGTTGCGTCTTTGGCGGCCGCTTCGCAGTCCGCGTCCGATCGCCCCTCCGCGCCTTCCTCGCCTGCCAGACGCTGCTGCTCATCTACAGCGGCGCGGTCATCCTCCTGATCGTCCACCTGCCCACCTCCACCCCCGGCTACGCCACCCTCGTCGACTACTGGAAAGGGGCCGACATCTTCGCCCTCGGAAGCGACTGGAACTGGTCTCAGTTCATACTCCTCTACCTCGCCTTTCCCGTCGCGCTCTACGGCCCACCGACCGTGCTGATGGGCCTGTCGTTCGCCGTCCTCCAGAAGGCCGTCCACGACGACCGACAGACCACCGGTCGGAAAGTCGGCTTCCTGCAGACCGGCAACATCCTCGGGAACGTCGCCGGCAGCCTGGCGATCGGCCTCGTGCTCATGGGCTCTCTCGGAACCCCCGATTCCCTCAGGCTGCTTCTCGGAGCCGGGCTCATCTTCCCGTTCCTCAGCCTGCTCTGGGCCGGTCGCGACGGAGTCACCCTTCTGTCAGGAGCGATGCTCGCAGGTCTCGTCTTCATCTGGCCGTCGTCCAATCAGTTCTGGTCGCGTCTTCACGGCTCCGATCCCGAGCAGGCGGCATTCGCCGAAGACGCCTCGGGTCTCATGGCCATCACCCCGGCGCTCGACGAAGGCGGAGCGTTGCGGGTCTCGATGAACGGCAAATGGCAAAGCTGGCTCCCCTTCGGCGGAATCCACAGCGAACTGGGAGCCGTCGCCTCCATCCTCCATCCCGAACCCAAAGACATCTGCATCATCGGGCTCGGTTCGGGCGACACCGCCTGGGCCGCCGCCTGCCGCCCCCAGACCGAACGCGTCGTCGTCTACGAAATCTGCGCCGCCGAGCAGAAGCTCCTCGCCCAGATCGCCCCCGTCGTGCCCGATCTCGCCTCCTTCCTCAAGGATCGCCGGATCCACATCCTCGCCGAAGACGGCCGCCAGTCACTGGCGCAGAATCCCGCGCTCTATGACGTCATCGAAGCCGACGCCCTCAGGCCCACCAGCGCCTACGCCGGAAACATCTATTCCATCGAGTTCTTCAAACTCTGTGCCTCGCGGCTCAAGCCCGGAGGATTGATGTGCCAGTGGGGCTCCACCCCCCGCGTCTACCGCACCTTCCGGGAAGCATTCCCACACGTCGTCGAACTCCCCGGCCGGAAGATCCTCATCGGCAGCAACGACCCCATCCCGCTCGACCGCGACCGCTGGGCCGCTTCCCTCAACCCGCAGGTCCGCGCCTACCTCGGCCCCGCGATCGTCCCCGGCATGGAAGACTGTCTCTCGATGACCCGCCCCATGGCCCCCGACACCGCCGCCGACCGGAACATCCTCACCGACCTCTTCCCCCGAGACGAATTCGTCACCCCTGGCCCCTGA
- a CDS encoding PhoPQ-activated pathogenicity-related family protein, whose amino-acid sequence MMVNSSYRLRLCSLALAFLATVHVVGEDRSERPVAVPSHLFDYVGREEPVFKWSLEDTVETAGGKVYRLHLVSQKWQDIVWQHPLMVYEPEKVTRPGSMLLFVTGGSTGNVPGVKDYGMGLMLAKLCGSRVAFLHQVPNQPLLGDRKEDDLITETWLRYLKTGDTNWPLLFPMVKSAVKAMDALQQFSKEKLDAEVKSFVVTGASKRGWTSWLTSAADKRIVAAAPMVIDILNFPKQMKHQKETWGFYSEQIGDYTSKGLVREDGIPAEGREHDLWQMMDPFTYRDGISIPKMMIVGANDRYWAVDAMSLYWDDLKGPTYVHRVANAGHNLDDGGDGRNHALRTLGVFYRHAVDGKSLPGLKWEFPTAEEKIGLTVECTAPAEGAKLWYCTSKTHDFRESKWQSQDLKSKDGKFLGEVKPNPGEHVAVYGEVQLEHEGVPYSLNTLVKWK is encoded by the coding sequence ATGATGGTCAACAGTTCGTATCGATTGAGGCTCTGTTCGCTGGCCCTGGCTTTCCTGGCGACGGTTCATGTCGTTGGCGAGGATCGCAGTGAACGGCCGGTGGCTGTGCCGTCGCACCTGTTCGACTATGTCGGGCGGGAGGAGCCGGTTTTCAAGTGGTCGCTTGAGGACACCGTCGAAACGGCGGGCGGGAAGGTTTACCGGCTGCACCTGGTGTCGCAGAAGTGGCAGGACATCGTCTGGCAGCATCCGCTGATGGTCTATGAACCGGAGAAGGTCACTCGGCCGGGCAGCATGCTGCTGTTCGTGACCGGCGGGAGCACGGGAAACGTTCCGGGAGTGAAGGACTACGGGATGGGGCTGATGCTGGCGAAGCTGTGCGGCTCGCGGGTGGCGTTCCTGCACCAGGTTCCGAATCAGCCGCTGCTGGGAGACCGCAAGGAAGACGACCTGATCACCGAGACGTGGCTGCGCTATTTGAAGACGGGCGATACGAACTGGCCGTTGCTGTTCCCGATGGTGAAGAGCGCGGTGAAGGCGATGGATGCGCTGCAGCAGTTCTCGAAGGAGAAGCTCGATGCCGAGGTGAAGTCGTTCGTCGTGACGGGGGCTTCGAAGCGTGGCTGGACGAGCTGGCTGACGTCGGCTGCGGACAAGCGGATTGTCGCGGCGGCCCCGATGGTGATCGACATCCTGAACTTCCCGAAGCAGATGAAGCACCAGAAAGAGACCTGGGGTTTTTACAGCGAGCAGATCGGCGACTACACAAGCAAGGGACTCGTTCGCGAGGACGGCATCCCGGCCGAAGGTCGCGAGCACGACCTGTGGCAGATGATGGACCCCTTCACGTACCGGGATGGGATCTCAATTCCGAAGATGATGATCGTCGGCGCCAACGATCGTTACTGGGCCGTCGACGCGATGAGTCTTTACTGGGACGATCTGAAGGGGCCGACGTATGTCCACCGCGTGGCGAATGCCGGGCATAACCTGGACGACGGGGGGGACGGCCGGAATCATGCGCTGCGGACGCTGGGGGTGTTCTACCGGCATGCTGTGGATGGGAAGTCGCTTCCGGGGCTGAAGTGGGAGTTCCCGACGGCTGAGGAGAAGATCGGGCTGACGGTGGAATGCACGGCGCCGGCCGAAGGGGCGAAGCTGTGGTACTGCACGTCGAAGACGCACGATTTCCGTGAGTCGAAATGGCAGTCGCAGGACCTGAAGTCGAAGGACGGAAAGTTCCTCGGCGAAGTGAAGCCGAATCCGGGCGAGCATGTGGCCGTGTATGGCGAAGTACAGCTCGAGCATGAGGGGGTGCCGTATTCGCTGAATACGCTGGTGAAGTGGAAGTAG
- a CDS encoding DUF1559 domain-containing protein: protein MWKLSARSRNVRAFTLIELLVVIAIIAILIALLLPAVQQAREAARRTQCKNGLKQIGLGFHNYHDTFNRFPQPAILGLTAGSGLQMTSGVSWQTMLLPYLDQGPVYNIYDSNRSLFDPVNAPAIRTILPVFVCPTTPRQNPRVQYTVPAGTVLGSGYPGTATAWTMDGGACDFGTLDGVREAFYQLSSVGQNFAGAREGWGTWCLSVPDAPPATKGGKGGPIRDITDGTSNTILVGEQAGRNQLYRRRTLVPMSDPEAIAQSMTGSGAWADTFQGDTWIDGRRYDGTSGSSPSGGPCAVNCSNSRTAGLYSWHEGGAQIALCDGSVRFISQNISGWTLMSLITARGGEVVGEF from the coding sequence ATGTGGAAGTTGAGTGCGCGCTCGCGCAATGTCCGGGCCTTTACGCTGATCGAGTTGCTGGTGGTGATCGCGATCATCGCGATCCTGATTGCCCTGCTCTTGCCAGCGGTGCAGCAGGCCCGTGAGGCGGCCCGGCGGACGCAGTGCAAGAACGGGCTGAAGCAGATCGGGCTGGGATTCCACAATTACCACGACACGTTCAACCGGTTTCCGCAGCCAGCCATCCTGGGTCTGACGGCCGGTTCCGGCCTGCAGATGACGAGTGGTGTGAGCTGGCAGACGATGCTTCTGCCGTATCTTGACCAGGGCCCGGTGTACAACATCTATGACAGCAACAGGAGCCTCTTTGATCCGGTGAACGCACCGGCGATTCGCACAATTCTTCCGGTGTTTGTGTGCCCGACGACTCCACGTCAGAACCCGCGTGTGCAATACACCGTTCCCGCTGGAACCGTCCTGGGATCGGGTTATCCGGGGACGGCGACGGCCTGGACGATGGATGGCGGAGCGTGTGACTTCGGGACTCTCGACGGAGTGCGCGAAGCGTTCTACCAGCTTTCATCTGTGGGCCAGAACTTCGCTGGGGCTCGCGAGGGATGGGGAACGTGGTGTCTGAGCGTGCCGGATGCCCCGCCCGCGACGAAGGGGGGGAAGGGGGGCCCGATCCGTGACATCACCGACGGCACGAGCAACACGATTCTCGTCGGCGAGCAGGCTGGACGGAATCAGCTCTACCGTCGCCGGACCCTGGTGCCGATGAGCGATCCCGAAGCGATTGCGCAGTCGATGACGGGAAGTGGCGCCTGGGCGGATACGTTCCAAGGCGACACCTGGATCGACGGCCGCCGCTATGACGGGACGTCGGGCAGCAGCCCGAGCGGCGGTCCGTGCGCGGTGAATTGCTCGAATTCGCGGACGGCTGGCCTGTACTCGTGGCACGAAGGGGGAGCGCAGATCGCCCTCTGTGACGGCTCAGTTCGTTTCATCAGCCAGAACATCAGTGGCTGGACCCTGATGTCACTGATTACGGCACGCGGCGGCGAGGTCGTTGGAGAGTTCTGA